GTGTTAAGGGGCTGACTCGGAATCATGTCACGGTGTTAAAGGTGGATGGTGGGTGGGTTCAATCACCTAGTGACATTAGAAGGGTAGTGgtggactattttaaaaatcatgtGAAGATGGAGAGGTGGGAGAGGCCGAAGTTGGATGGGGTCCTGTTTGCTCAAGTATCTATGGATGAGAATGCTAaacttatactccctccggtcctatttataagaaaaatttgattttttagattcattgagtgattgatgtattttgtctaaaatatagaccgaatacatcatttatacaatgaattcaaaaaagtcaaatgtttcttataactaggaccggagggagtattaccATTTACAGGAGAGGAGATTGAAGTTGTTGTGAAAGAGCGATGGTAATAAAAGTTCGGAACCGGATGGTTTTAATTTTGCCTTTTTTAAAAGGTTTTGGTACTTAATGAAGGATGAGGTGAGGATTATGTTTGATCAATTACATGCTAATGAGGTGGTGCCAAGAAGTTTATTAGCTTATTTTGTCGCTTTGATCCCAAAGGTGTCCTCACCGATGATGTTGAAGGACTTTCGTCCAATTTCTCTACTTGGTAGTATTTACAAGTTACTCTCTAAGGTGTTGGCAAAAAGATTAGCCGGTgtaatgaattcaattatctctTCTTCCCAATCGACATTCATTAAAGGTAGACAATTGGTGGATGGTGTGTTGGTTATTAATGAGGTGGTGGATTAGGCTAAAAAATCTAATCAAGAGGCGTTGATTTTGAAGGTTGATTTCGAAAAAGCATATGATTCGGTTGATTGAGATTTTTTTGAATATATGATGGCAAGAGTGGGTTTGGATCGGAAGTGGATTGGGTGGATGAAACAGTGTGTTTTTGGAGGAAGTATATCAATGCTTGTTAATGGGAGCCCAACAGAGGAAATCAATATTGAAAGAGGTTTAAAACAAGGGGATCTGCTTGCtcctttcctttttttgttGGTGGCCGAAGGTTTTAGTGGGCTTATGAGGAATGTGGTTAGAAATAATATGTTCGAAGGTCTTCGATTTCATGAGGAGGGATTGGTTTTATCGCACCTTCAATATGCGGATGATACTATTTGTATGGGAAAGGCTACGGTGGAAAATTTGTGGGTATTAAAGGCGCTCTTGAGGGGGTTTGAGATGGCTTCCGGGCTTAAGGTGaatttttccaaaagttgcTTGATTGGTATTAATGTAGAGAGAGATTTATGGACATGGCGTGCAATTTTTTGAATTGTAACGAAGGTAATCTTCCCTTTAAATACTTGGGGCTTCCGGTGGGTGCTAAGTCTAGTTGTCTTGCCACGTGGGAACCTTTGTTGGATCATGTCTTGTCAAGGTTGAATGCTTGGGGGAATAAATTTATTAGCGTTGGAGGTAGAATAGTTCTCTTGAATGCGGTCATTAATGAGATTCCTATTTTCTACCTCTCTTTTTTGAAGATGCCAGGAATTGTGTGGAAGAAATTGGTGAGAATCCAAAGAGAAATTCTTTGGAGAGGTGTTGAAGTGGGTCGTAAAATTAACTGGGTGAAGTGGAGGACGGTGTGTCAACTGAAAGGGATGGGCGGTCTTGGAGTGAGGGATATTAGAGTGGTGAATTTAAGTTTGTTGGCTAAGTGGAGGCGGCGGTTGTTAAATGAGGAGAATGTCTTATGAAAGGAGGTGATAGAGGAAAAATATGGCACTAATGTGAGTAATTTGGTGGGAGGAGGTATTGTATCTTGGCCTAGGATTTCTTCTTCTTGGTGGAAGGATATTACTAGTATTGAATGGAGAAGTGGGATGAATTGGTTTAACGACGAGGTGGTTAGAAAGGTGGGTAATGGAGGCAAAACCAAGTTTTCGAAAGATGTTTTGAGGGGTGGGGTGTGTTTCCGGGATAAATACCCTTGGCTTTTTGCCTTGTCTAATCAAAAGGAAGGTACGGTGGCGGATGTTTGGGTGAATGGTGA
Above is a genomic segment from Medicago truncatula cultivar Jemalong A17 chromosome 5, MtrunA17r5.0-ANR, whole genome shotgun sequence containing:
- the LOC112422141 gene encoding uncharacterized protein, which codes for MARVGLDRKWIGWMKQCVFGGSISMLVNGSPTEEINIERGLKQGDLLAPFLFLLVAEGFSGLMRNVVRNNMFEGLRFHEEGLVLSHLQYADDTICMGKATVENLWVLKALLRGFEMASGLKMPGIVWKKLVRIQREILWRGVEVGRKINWVKWRTVCQLKGMGGLGVRDIRVDITSIEWRSGMNWFNDEVVRKVGNGGKTKFSKDVLRGGVCFRDKYPWLFALSNQKEGTVADVWVNGEMGREWRFMWRRNFFVWEDDLLNSLVEDLEGHVWSHEEDMWIWKLEEDGRFSVKSITI